CCCAAATTGGACATGGGAACCCCATGAAAACATGGTCCCCACTCCATTCTCTCCTTCACGTAAGCATTTCGTCTATGTAGTTGTTTGGGGCTGAATACCACGAAGGCGCACTGTGAACGCCCTAAGAAGTCCATGCAAAAATACATGCAAATGTACTTATCTACCATGAtgcttttttttcccaaatctGCCACAACTTCTACTTTGGATCAAAATATATGGATGGCTCATATATCCATCGGAGGGTACtcttccaaaaaagaaaaaaaaatccttttctATTGGTCTTGTTTGCTTGAACCCACTAGCCGAGAAAACCGTTATGTCATATAAATCTTATCCACCACGCATGACGCATCTGTCCCAAGGCCCACTAGTTCAGCAGTTTACAGCTCTTCGGAGCAACGAAGTGAAACAAAATAATGTTGCCGCTTCAACTAAATTTCTTTGTGAACAGAGTGAACAGACTACCACTAGTTCTTTTGGGATTCGTTGATGTTGTTGAGAGCCAAACGGTTCGTCTGAACGGAAAGTGAAGGAAATACATATGGCCCTTGCCTTCctttcagaaagaaaaaaattgacacaGAGACTGGCACAAACTGATATCCAAGTCAGAGTAGAAATGACATTACCAGCTAGATGCTTTGTTTGCTGCATACCCAGGCTCTTGATCTCAACGAAGGAAAGGAAAGCCAAAGGCGTGCAAAGAATTGAAAGCTGAATCCTAGCTACAACATCAAAGTTGTGAGCACGTGGATTGTAATCATACATGTAATCAGAGGGCAGCTGGATTATGATTCTGATCTGAACTCTTGGATATCAACAAAATCAAGGATAAAAtatattggtaaaaaaaaatataaagaagCGAAACCTCGATCTTTCATTCATAATCAATGGCAAATTGAAGTTCACACAGATTGCATGTTCTTCTTCTCATGCGAACAAATCATCCAATCTACGAGAATTCAAAAGATCACATCGCCTTCCATGCAAACCAAGAACAGAGGAAGACATGTTCTGATTCCTACAAGCTTCTGCACCTACTGCTACTACTGATCACAATGCCAACAAGGCCTCGGAGTTGGCACGCAGCTGCTCCTTCTCCAGCACAAACATCTTCAGCCGCGGCAGCGACTTGCCGGCCGTGTTCGGCCGCGGGGCCGCCATGTTTGCCGGGGTCGGGGTCGGGGccgggcgcggcgcgggcaGCTTGACGTCCTTGACGGCGACGCGCACGGTCCGTAAGGGGTCGTCGCGCGGGAAGTTGCCGTTGTAGATGACCTTGAGGtggccgtcgtcggcatcggcgTCGGAGACGACGACCGCGCCGAGCCACAAGACGAGGCGCAGCGCCGTGGTGCCTAGCCTCCCCAACGGAGTGCGGACAAGCACCTCGTCGCCCCTCTTGAAGGGCATCTTGTTGACGGACGATCCTGATACTGACCGCTTCTTGGAGACTAGTCTCCCCTTCGCCTTGACGGCGAGCTCACTGCGGCGGTGGATGATCAGGCGCGACGAGCGGGGACTCGAGCGGCGAAGCGCCATGGACGAACGAGAGCGCTGCTGGGAGTGCAGAGGATTGGCGGAAGGAATTGTGGTGAATGCGAAGGGAGGCGGCCGCGCATGGATTTATAGCCAGCCGAGTCCGAGTTGGAATTGAAGTCGGTGTCCGAGTTCAAGTCAGCCATTAGCTTGGCTGTGATTAACTGATCCGGTATTCTACTTGGACAATCTATTCATTCTCTGCGCGGCATTGTTCAATCTGAAGGTGTCGCCGGAAGGTAAGGGAACGGCGGCTCAGGTTGCACCGCCGCCATAAGCAATACCAATCCCAAAAATGGAACGAGAGATCGACTGATAGTCTGAAACAATACATATGTGGTTATATTgggatgtggattttcatcTCTCGAGTGGATATCTCCTTGTTGTTTGCATATCATCTAAATAGTcattaaaaaatttgaaaacaatagacaatatagattaatatgaaatatatcactccacaaacataaaGACCAAATTAaacttctacaagttacaacaaaagtaaaaaattaaactaaaaatagttatcgtacattcatagctatatttgttatttttattacaacttataggagttgaatttaaacttgcatgtttgtagagtgatatatctcatattaatatatgttaccaatttttttaaaaaattttttgATGACTATTTAGGTGGCATGCATGAAACTCCCCTCGATGGATGAAAACACTTTCCCGTTATATTGGGCCTCTTCAGATTACGGCCAAACTTGATGAGCATGACTATTTGACCGACCAACCACTTGTGTTATTTTATCAACTTCACGTAAATCCCCACGTGTCAACCCACATCTCTTCGTGTTCTCTCAAGGGGCCACATGTCAGCGCACGACTTCTTGCTGAAGACATAACACACCGGTTTCAATTGTTAAGATGCTAACATCAGTGCAAACTTAGGTACCTAATACCCAATGTAGTACGAGGTATCCAATACCCAATATCAGGTTTGGTACCTACAGGTATCAACCCGATCTAGGGACCAAGTACCTAATACCTTAGGTACCCGATACCTAGTACCAGGTCTGGTACCTACTGGTATCTGACCGATATAGATACTAAGTATTTTAGGTACCCGATACCTAGTACCAGGTCTGGTACCTACTGGTATCTGACCGATATAGATACTAAGTACTTTAGGTACCCGATACCTAGTACCTGGTCTGTTACTTATGGATACCATCCCGATCTAGCGACCAAGTACCTCGATACCTATAGTATCAGGTCTAGTACCTATGGTACTAACTCGAATAATCTGGGTACCAGTTACCTGATACCTAGGTATTAGGGACTCGATACACAGACATCAAATACCTTGTGCGTATCATGTATGATTCGTGGGTATCAGGTCTTTGCGCCAACGAGAGCCATGAGGAGTACTATACATATGGCCAAGCTCTTAACTCTAGTGGCTAGTGCATAAAAAGACATACTAGAAGtgtgttagagcaagtttaatagtatagccaaatgttagctccaaatcatctatagctaatctaataacccattcatataatagttacctataaaaatatactacaccattaatacccggtcctacctctcatacacacacaacgtcttagagtccgtgctgcagctggctacaaatctgtagcccgctttcttctctctcttctcttttcttctcgatatataGTTATAGCTAGCTTacagcctgctattgtacttaCTCTTAGAGGTCTCTAGTGTGAACTTTGGCTGCATAAAAAGGTGTACCAAAGAAAAGCTAGTACTACTTAGAAAAGTATACTAAAAGTATAGTATACAGTAGTACTAAAAAACTACTAGTATAGTATATAGTAGTACACAGGATGTGCTATTCTAGCCTCTAACCAGCTTACCACGGTCTACCTCCTCACGTTACGCCTAAGCCACCTTCGCATGCACTCAGAGCATAGCTAAATCATGGAAAATAATGGTTCACTCATAACTAATCCCGTTGTATAGACGATATCTTGTTTCCTAGttgttctgaaaaaaaaaaagaaatccttTTCTGTTGGTCTTGTTTCAAAAATGCTATTTATCGTACGTGCGCCTGACGGAGAGAAGAAAATGCCGTGCGCTATTTCCCAACCACCTGTGACTCCCTCTGTCTTTCTCGcacctccctttctctctctcacgttCGATGCTGTTTTCTCTGTTTGATGccacagccgccgccttcaccacCATCGACGCCATGTTGGACGTCAGTCGTCAGCTCATCCGTCCAAGGATGGAACAAGGCATGCCGCCTGATTGTGATTGAGGGGTGTTTACATGGAGGCAGAGGCGAAGGTTGGTCGACTCACACGGAGCAGCCTGGCAGCTTCTTGTCCGGTCGTGAACAGCAGCATGGTCGTCTTCTTCGTCACGGTTGTCGCCAGAGCTCTCGTCTCCGCTTGCTGGATGTCTACGGGTGTCATTTTTTCGGTCTACTCCTGCACTGCCGCCATTGGAGGTGAGGGAGGAAGCCAGCTCTGACTGATATCttcacgatttttttttatgtttcagcCGATGTATCTCGATGTTTCTTTGTGTTGGATCAAATTGTTACAGCGAGATTTCTTATGGTGTTTCAATTTTGTCCTTTGATTTTTATGGATTTGTTGATGTTTCAGTAATTGAACTTTGATGTTACATGTTTCAATCTATGATTCAACCGTGTTTCATCATTTTAATAGTCTGAAACATGTGTTAAGCCAGTGGAGAAACATTCTTCTTAACAAACTGAAACAATGCCCGATTTTTACAACAAAAATCAGGAGCCCCATTTGTAGGTCCTCCGGTCTTGTTTGCTTGAACCCACTAGCCGAGAAAACCGATGTCACATAAATCTTGTCCACCACGCTATTTGTCATTTTTAGATttggcaattaattatttgtcactcctatctcaatgacatgtgggtccacatggGTCTATGATATATGGGCCCAGTGGTAAATCGTTAATTGCCACACCTAAAagtagcaaatagttaaatatctctgACGCATTTGGCCCAAAGCCCACTacttagggtctgtttggtatagctccaactcctaaatataactccaggaattgagtctggagtggagttgtggagctgccaaAACCCAGCTTCACAACTCTAgtatattttgtgagagagctccacccaactccactcccagttttggtggagctgaaactgtttggctgagctccagctccaggaggggtggagctagagctgggGCTGTGCCAAACAGTCCCTTAATCCGCAGTTCGGCAGTTTACATCTTTTCGGAGCAACAAAGTGAAACAAAATAACATTGCCGCCTCAACTAAATTTCTTTGTGAACAGACTACTACTAATTCTTTTGGGATTCGTTGATGTTGCTGAGAGCCAAACGGTTCGTCTGAATGAAAATTGAAAATGACATTACCAGCTAGATGCTTTGTTTGCTGCATACCCAGGCTCTTGATCAACAAAGGCAAGGAAAGCCAAAGGCATGCAAAGAATTGGAAGCTGAATCCTAGCTATAAGATCAAAGTTATCGGCAGGTGGATTGTAATCATACATGTAATCAGAGTGCAGCTGGATTGTGATTCTGATCCGAACACTTGGATcaacatgcatcatgcatgcatatattggCCTCGATCTTCCATTCATAATCAATGAGAAATTACAGTTCACACAGATTGCATGTTCTTCTTCTCATGCCAAGAAATCATCCTATCTATGAGAATTTACAAGATCACATTGCCTTCCATGCAAACCAAGACATGTTCTGATTCCTACAAACTTCTGCAGCTACTGCTACTACTGAAGAACACTGATCACGGTGCCAACAAGGCCTCGGATTTGGCCCGCAGCTGCTCCTTCTCCAGCACAAACATCTTCAGCCGCGGCAGCGACTTGACGGCCGTGGTCGGCCGCGGGGCCGCCATGTTTGCCGGGGTCAGGGTCGGGGccgggcgcggcgcgggcaGCTTGACGTCCTTGACGGCGACGCGCACGGTCCGGAAGGGGTCGTCGCGCGGGAAGTTGCCGTTGTAGATGACCTCGAGGTGGCCGTCGTCGGCATCAGCGTCGGAGACGACGACCGCGCCGAGCCACATGACGAGGCGCAGCGTCGTGGTCCCTAGCCTCCCAACCGGCGTGCGGATGCGCACCTCGTCGCCCTTCTTGAAGGACacgggcgccggcgacggcgcggatGACATCTTCTTGACGGGCGACCCTCCTGACGCCTTATTGGAGACTACTCTCCCCTTGGCCTCGACGGCGAGCTCACTGCGGCGGTGGCTGATCGGGCGCGAGGAGCGGGGACTCGAGTGGTGGGGAAGCGCCATGGACGAACGAGCGCTGCTGCGAGGATGGGTGGAAGGAATTGTGGGGAATGCGTAGACGGAGAGTGGCGGCGGGCTTGGATTTATCGGCAGCCGAGTCCGAGTCCGAGTCCGAGTTGAAATCGGTGATGGTAGCAAGTCGGAGACGGAGTTGGAGTTGAAGTCGGTGATTAGCTTGCTGTGATTAATGGCTAATCCTCGTGAATTCTTCTCTATATGCGCGGCATTGCTGAATCCGAGCCCGATTAGAAATCGCAGATTCGCGCGCGAAGCCTAAGCCGAACTGGTGGAGGTGTCGCCGGAGGGGCTGGGCGACGACTTACGGCGGCTCAGTTTGCACCTTCTCCTTATGCAATACGGAGACCAATCGGAGAAAAGCAGAACGAGAGATCGACGATGGGCATATGTGTCCGGCGTCAGTCGGGAATGAAGCTCGCTGAGGAAGCTctggacgccggcggcgtcgttCTTCTCCGATGATCCTGTGAACTGCTGCCCGTCAAAGTTGCTAACTTGCAGCTAATAGACGACACGACACTGTTTCAGTTGTGCACGGTGAAGCAGCATCACAGGTTTGCTTGCTCGAGGAAAGTGAAgcaaacagaaaagaaaaggaaaggaaaaaaaggaagtgTCGTCAACACCAAAATCAcacaagaaaaggaagaaactGCATACGGCGATATCCCTCCTAATCTAGAAAGGCAAGTAGAGGAGATTGCAAGATAGTAGTAGAATACTCTGCTTGTACATTTGGCATCGCTGAATTGAAATCTTGTGTATCTCGCGCGATTAACAATTACATCGATCGAGTCGGATcgatcttttttccttttttttttcgtgctATCACAGAAATTACAGACACAATagcaagagagaaaaaggaagtAAAAAAGAATAGAGTAGTATATATAACAGCAGCAACCTCAGCAGCTCAAGCGAGGTGGATGGGATGAAGAAATGAGTTGATTGGATTTAGGCgagggcgtcggcgccggcgacgatctCGAGGATCTCGCCGGTGATCTTGGCCTGGCGCTGGCGGTTGTAGACCATGGAGAGGTTCTTCCGGAGCTCGATGGCGTTGTCGGTGGCGCTGCTCATGGCGCTCATCCTGGCGGCGAGCTCGCTGGCGAGCGACTCCTGGAGCGCGCGGAGGATCTGGCTGTTGAGGTAGAGCGGGAGGAGCGCGTCGAGGATCTGGACGGGGTCCTGCTCGAACTGCACCACGGGTGAGAAGGGCTGCGTCTCGATCTTCACCTTCTCCCGCTCCACGGTCAGCTTCCCTTCCTTGGTGGTGAGCCGGAACAGCTCGTCCTCGGTGGCGTCCACGCACACGCCGTTGATGTCGCAGATCTCCCCCTTGGGCGACATGGGGAGCAGCGTCTGGATGATGGGGTCGGAGCGGACGAGGGAGACGAACTTGGAGTAGAGGAGCTCCACCTTGTCCACCGCCTCGGACACGAACAGCGAGTAGACGAGGTCGCAGATGGACTGGGAGTCCTTCACGGTGGGGATGCCGTTCACCTCCAGCGTCCGCTCGGTGGGGATGAAGGGGCGGCGGATGAAGTAGGCGTTGCCCTTCTTGCCGACGCTGACGACGGTGTACTCGAGGCCGAGCTGCTTGAGCTCCTCGATGCGGGTCTCGGCCTTCTTGAGGACGTTGTTGTTGAAGCTGCCGCAGAGGCCGCGCTCGCCGGTGAGGACGACGAGGGCGACCTTCTTGACGGGGCGGATGCGGGTGAGGGGGAGGTCGATGTCCTCCGTCTGGATCTCCTGGTTCATGTTGTAGAGCACCTCCACCAGCGCCTCCGAGAAGGGGCGGGAGGACACCACCGCCTCCTGCGCCCGCCGCACcttggccgccgccaccagcttcATCGCCTCCGTGATCTTCTGCGTGTTGCGCACCGAGTCGATGCGGCTCCGCAGCTCACGCAGCGAGCACCGCACCACCTGCAGGCGGCCGCTGCTGCCGCAGCtaggagcggagcggcggcgggtggccagGGCGGAGGAGGACCAGGCGGTGGAGAGGTGCGAGCACGACATGGCTGGCGGGTCACcggcaacagcggcggcggcggcggcggcgagtggagGGAAAGATTTCGGATTGGGTTTGGGTGGAggtgaggcgaggcgaggcgaggggcCGAGGCTCTCCAGGCGGAAGTAGGGCAGGTGGGGTTTTCAAGGCGGGGTGAGTGGTGGAGGAGGCAGTGGTCGGATCATGTGGATGGatgtgctgctgcttctgctgcttccATTTCACTCGAATCATTTTTTGGCTTGGCCCATCTGAAACTGAAAGAAATACTAGCATAttggaaaaatgaaaaataaaaggaaaagagataCTAGTAACTCACACTGGCTGGGACTCAGGATCGTGCTGAGGATATCCTGGCATCCTGCAGTAGATATCAGATActacccaaaaaaataaaaattaacacAAGCTTTAGACATGATGGTTAGGTTAGCcaagtttagttcccaactttttctttaaacttctaacttttccatcacatcaaaacttttctacacacgtaaacttccaacttttttattcaaacttccaattttagcgtggaactaaacacagccttagtactTGTGCTTGTTGCTTTCAATTTTAGCAAGGaaatgattttatttattttaccagTTTTGCTGTAATTCTTCTGCATATATAGAATTGGTGAGCACAAAACTTCATGGCAGAGGGAACAAACAGATGTAACCCAGTTCTTTCCAGATGTAGAAACAAGGTAGTACATGAATATAGAAGGGCACAGTACAGGTACAAGGTTCAGGTTTAATGAAATGGAAGTAACTTCGAATGTAAACTAGAACCTCAGGgtacaacagcagcagcagctaaagTCTCGGATTGATCTGCAGCAGGAGGTTTCTTTGATGGCTTGTAGACACTGAAATCGCCAAAATCCCGCCGTCCACTACACAGCAAAGAACACAAGGTATGCATGTCCAGAGGGTCAAAGATAATTgtccaggaaaaaaaaatcatctaacAGAAAAAATCTTCCAAATCTACCTACACATAGTTGATAGATAACCAGGGTGATTTTGCACCACAAACATGCGCAATTA
The window above is part of the Oryza sativa Japonica Group chromosome 7, ASM3414082v1 genome. Proteins encoded here:
- the LOC4343366 gene encoding ATP synthase subunit gamma, chloroplastic, with amino-acid sequence MSCSHLSTAWSSSALATRRRSAPSCGSSGRLQVVRCSLRELRSRIDSVRNTQKITEAMKLVAAAKVRRAQEAVVSSRPFSEALVEVLYNMNQEIQTEDIDLPLTRIRPVKKVALVVLTGERGLCGSFNNNVLKKAETRIEELKQLGLEYTVVSVGKKGNAYFIRRPFIPTERTLEVNGIPTVKDSQSICDLVYSLFVSEAVDKVELLYSKFVSLVRSDPIIQTLLPMSPKGEICDINGVCVDATEDELFRLTTKEGKLTVEREKVKIETQPFSPVVQFEQDPVQILDALLPLYLNSQILRALQESLASELAARMSAMSSATDNAIELRKNLSMVYNRQRQAKITGEILEIVAGADALA